One Malus domestica chromosome 11, GDT2T_hap1 genomic region harbors:
- the LOC103448012 gene encoding UDP-D-apiose/UDP-D-xylose synthase 2, with amino-acid sequence MASSARVDLDGNPIKPITICMIGAGGFIGSHLCEKLMSETPHKVLALDVYNDKIKHLLEPENAHPWSDRIQFHRLNIKQDSRLEGLIKMADLTINLAAICTPADYNTRPLDTIYSNFIDALPVVKYCSENNKRLIHFSTCEVYGKTIGSYLPKDSPLRQDPAYYVLKEDESPCIFGSIEKQRWSYACAKQLIERLIYAEGAENGLEFTIVRPFNWIGPRMDFIPGIDGPSEGVPRVLACFSNNLLRREPLKLVDGGQSQRTFVYIKDAIEAVMLMIENPARANGHIFNVGNPNNEVTVRQLGEMMTEVYVKVSGEPKLETPTIDVSSQEFYGVGYDDSDKRIPDMTIINKQLGWNPKTSLWDLLESTLTYQHRTYAEAVKKAISQSSAS; translated from the exons ATGGCGTCATCGGCGAGAGTAGATCTAGACGGCAACCCGATAAAGCCCATTACGATATGTATGATCGGAGCCGGAGGGTTCATTGGGTCCCACCTCTGCGAGAAGCTGATGTCGGAGACGCCGCACAAGGTCCTGGCTCTGGACGTCTACAATGACAAGATCAAGCACCTGCTTGAGCCCGAGAACGCGCACCCCTGGTCCGATCGTATCCAGTTCCACCGACTCAACATCAAGCAGGACTCGCGCCTCGAAGGCCTCATCAAAATGGCAGATCTG ACGATTAATCTGGCGGCCATCTGTACTCCGGCAGACTACAACACCCGTCCGCTCGACACCATCTACAGCAACTTCATCGATGCTCTGCCGGTG GTGAAGTACTGCTCCGAAAACAACAAGCGTTTGATTCACTTTTCTACTTGTGAAGTGTATGGGAAAACCATTGGAAGCTATCTTCCTAAAGATAGCCCTCTTCGTCAG GATCCTGCTTATTATGTGCTTAAAGAAGATGAATCCCCTTGCATTTTTGGATCTATTGAGAAGCAGAGATGGTCCTATGCATGCGCAAAGCAATTGATCGAGAGGCTGATTTATG CTGAGGGTGCGGAAAATGGTCTTGAGTTTACCATTGTGAGACCCTTTAACTGGATTGGACCTAGGATGGATTTCATTCCTGGCATTGACGGCCCAAGTGAGGGTGTTCCAAGAGTTCTTGCATGCTTCAGTAAT AATCTTCTTCGCCGTGAGCCTCTCAAGCTTGTAGATGGTGGCCAATCTCAGAGAACTTTTGTCTACATAAAGGATGCTATTGAAGCTGTTATGTTGATGATc GAAAATCCTGCTAGGGCCAATGGTCACATCTTCAATGTTGGCAACCCTAACAATGAAGTTACTGTTAGGCAGCTTGGTGAAATGATGACTGAG GTTTATGTGAAAGTAAGTGGCGAACCAAAACTGGAGACACCCACCATTGATGTTAGCTCTCAAGAATTCTATGGAGTGGGATATGATGATAGTGACAAGAGAATACCTGACATGACTATTATCAACAAGCAGCTTG GTTGGAATCCAAAGACCTCTCTCTGGGACTTGCTTGAATCAACCCTCACCTATCAGCATAGGACATATGCCGAGGCTGTCAAGAAGGCCATTTCCCAATCATCTGCAAGCTAA